The Astyanax mexicanus isolate ESR-SI-001 chromosome 4, AstMex3_surface, whole genome shotgun sequence genome segment TTTTCAGAGCCTCCATATAAGGAGATGGGTTTCCCTTGGGAGTCTTTGGCtttgttatttcatttgtttgcttgtttgtatgTAATTCCTTTAAGAAGCTCATGAAGCCATGATTTTGGAAGATTTTTCTTGGTGGGAACTTAAAGAACgaccttatccattaggccactgggccacATAAACAAGGTAATGCTGATGTCTATTTGGTAACAATCTTTACAGCTTATTTGTTTGGCTTTTCAGTTCTTTTCCTGGTTATAGAATGTATTTTCTTGGTGAGAACTTAAACAACAAGTCAGGCAATACTCAAACCCACACTCACCAGCCCCAGAAGCTGATGCTTTATCCTTTAGGCCTCTGGGCCCAAGGTGTCATTCTTCCATTAAGCATGTAATCACCCTCAGCTTTTCAGAGCATCCATATTTAGGAGATGGGTTCCTCTTGGGAGTCTTTGGCTTCCttatttcatttgtttgtttgttttttggtaaTTTCTTCATGAAGCTTATGAACCTCACACAAGATTTTTTTTGGTGGGAACTTAAAGTtcgacccagatgggactcgaacccacaatctcCAGCTCCggaggctgatgccttatccattaggccactgggccacAAATAGCATGTTTCAGCAAAAGCCTTTCccgattcagattcagattcctTTATTTGTCCCCGAGGGGCAATTCAAAAGGGCATAGAGAGTAGCTCAGAGAAGGGCACATACTCCCTCCAACAaataatacacacaatacacagacaCAACCACAGATACGCCATTAGATTAATACACCATCATCAGTTCATTTGAACAGTCATTTTTCAGCATTTCAGGGCTGGACTGCCCTGGGGATGAAGGTTCTTTTCCTCCTCTGCGTTTTCAATAAGGACAACGAAGTCCTGAGGGAAGCCAGTCGAATTCAGAAAACAAGATATGAGAGGGGTCCTGTACAATTCTGTGAGCCAACTTCACAGTTTGCTGGTCACATAAGGTGGTATAAGAACAAAAAGGTTGTTCAATGATTTTAGAGCAGACTTTAACCACGTTTATCAGACAGTTACTATTCTGCAGGGTGATGGAATGAAACCAACAAATGAAAGAGAATATTTTCAATGAAAGTATAACAGAAAGTTGTAAGAATGTCCTTATTCACTCCAAACGATTTTAACTTCCTGAGCAGGTACTGTCTCTGATGGCATTTCTTTAGTATTTCCTTTGTGTTTTAACGGAGAACCTCAGCATGTTGTCAAAAAATTGTCCCAAGATATTTGTACTCCTTCACGATCTCCACTGCCTCCCCCTGTATTATGGTGGTGACTGCCTCAACCTTCTGTCTGTATTTAGGAGAGGGTGGAAAGGATGTCAGACAGGGAGTTGTTCACCAATACTCTTTGTGTGGCGATGCTTCGGACAAAGGCTTTATTATTTGAGTTGTTTGGGAACACTGATGACAGTAAATACAGATGCCTGAATGGTTACTCATTTATAGTATATGTTTGGTGGCACCTCTAAACTTTTCCATCCACTTCAAAAAGCtatttatttgtagtttaagaGTTGTATCTTTAAAAAAGTGGGTTTCTCTTGTGAGACTTGGGTTTTGTTTCCATGGCAACTTTGTCTTGTTTTATAAACAGCagcatagatgggatttaaaCCCACAATCAGAATACAGAGACGACAAGGACACATTTGGTAGCACCACTAAGCTATGCAATCTTTGAACATGCTagaacttttttttcttgttaggAACCTTAACAGCGACCCAAATGGGACTAGAACCCACAATCCCCAGCTCTGGAGGTTGATGCCTTATGCCATTAGGCCAGTGAGTCTCTAAGAACCACGAATGCCCCATTAGTTTTGGTAATCAACTACATCACTTACAAATGCCATCTATTTAGTTGTAATCTTTTAAGCAAAATAGGATGGTTCCTTCTTGTGAGTCTTTGGTTTGTACCTAAATTTTGCCATTATCACCTTTGGTTTACTTACTCAGGGTTGTACATTTACTTGTTTTGGATTTGTTTAGTATTTCCTGAGTCCTGTAAAGCTACTTAGTAACAACATCAGCTTGTAAAAAGCTCTATGCAAATAAAATATTGGCTTCACTTTATGGCATTGTACCTTCCTTATCTATGACAAACTCACTTATTTGGTTAGTGTTTGTTTCATTCCTCCTTCTGTCAGGAATTATGTTGATCttgttactgtatatatttgcatACATAAATCATTCAACAGGCTCTGCTGGGAAGATGCTTCACTGTGAGCAGATAAAAGAGGGAGAACAACGGAATAACAGCTCAGACATGGAGAAGACTGTGTTTTTAATGCTGCTAGTTTCAGGTAATGTAATCTACTTTCTTACTTTTGTAAGAAGCAAATGAATTATTTagctttgtatatatatattttaaatatatttaggaGAGTTAAGCTACTTTCAcacatgtaataaaataaaaaatatacttggACTCCTAAAAATTAAATGTGCTAAAAAGAGTCTTTGAGTGTTGCCAtccaaaaaaacaatttttgttttcatgaagtacatttaaaaatgtgaGTGTGTGCATAGATGAAAAGGATGTAAAACTATTGTTAGGCTTCTTCAGACTCATATACCTCTAACTTTGGAAGCAAATATGGTTGTTTTTTGGCCTCTTCCTCTTAAAGAACCCTTAGTATGACCTTTATTTTAAAGACTGTGCATGTAATtatctttttttactcttttaaaatCTTTCAACAGGTCTTCAGTTTTGTCTGTCTTCATCTTCATCTCGTCTTCATCGTCAGTATCACTTTGTAAATGAGCAAAAGACCTGGCTGGAGGCCCGAAGCTACTGCCAAGCCAGGTACACTGATCTCGCAACCGCAGACAACAAGGAGGAGATTAAGAATCTGGTATCTAAAATTGATCTTTCTTCCATGAATTACCTGTGGATTGGACTTAAAAACGGCGACCAAAACCAATCAGATTGGTCTCTGGGAAATAACTCTCTCTTCCAGTATAGGAATTGGTCCAGTGGGGAACCAGTTCAACAATATGCCTGTGGCATAATATCGGATAACTCTTACATATGGTTTCCTCACCACTGCGATCATAAGCACTTCGTTCTGTGTTACAGTGGTGAGTTCTATTTTTATTTCATGATCATATTGCTTTAATTAAAATTGTTTTTAGTAATTATCTTCTTTCTACTTAAATCATATGTGAAATGTCTGGCTCCTTTTttgaagatacacacacacacacacacatatatatatatatttatattccatTTAATTGTACTGATGTATGCTACTTTCTTAAAGAAGCagttcttatgttttttttcctttttatttaaatgcaataaTATTCCTATAATAAGTTGGGAGAgaataaaaactttaattaattaaaaagtaatatatatGATCCATATATCTTTCCTGGGTACCAAAAATACCTTAATTTTGTTTAGCTTTTGAGAAAAGGGACATTCTTGCTTATGTGTTTGTGGAATTAGCAAAGGAATGAAGCAGGACTCAGTAAAACctatatttgttaaaaaaaaaaaaaaaaaaagtctataccACAGAAAAGTGCCAATAAGTAAAAGCAagaaacaaatgtaaaaatgtaaacaatCTATAAACTTTAAGACTGAAATCATACATCTTCAATATTATTTCAGAACCAGAAGAGCGGAAGAAACAAGTAGTGAGAGTAAAAGTGCACTCTCACAGTAAGATGGACTTGAATGACCCTGCAGTGAATTCAGCCATTTTGAACAAGGTTAGTCCTGTCTCTGGATCTGAAGTGCTGATattaaatttggaaaaaaatattttagtatttcagggaacaacaaaaaatatattagattTTTAGCATGTAATTAGTCTCTGAGTCATTGAAGATTGCCCAGTTCACATGGTAATCTATTATATTGTGGCCTGGCCACAACTATCAGGATTCTGGATAGTTGGATTTTGACTGCTGCCAGTTCAATGTAGCAAAATACCATAATGTTTTGCATGTAATTAATCTTTTTTGCATTCTTGTTCCACATAAGATTGAGAAAAACCTGAAGGGGAATGGGCTTCACAACACCACAAAGCTTTACTGGAGAGAGATGGATAACAAGGTGTTTCACCCAGAAAAGATTACCAAGTCAAAACCAAGGCGTCCATGCAATGACTAAGaagacaacaaaaaaagaaaaaatcagagtatgtatttttttttatttctgaagacTGAAATATCATCTACATGAAATCAaatgcaacaataaaataaaaaaattcaaatgaACAATGAATTGTCACAAGTAACAATTAAACCACTTTTCACACAGATCTATTGCCCAAAGTGGGACTTTGTTCACATTATTGGAATTAAGACTATTTGATACAGTGTGACTGATAGAATCACTAATTCATATTAAAACATAGAAAAATCAAAatgtattcaatgtttttttctaacaGGGACGATTTTGGAGCTTGTAAATATGAGTGATTTTTATGGCCAGAAACAACACAAACACGTTGGAAAATGTGTGTCCTTTACTTCTGTGTTTCTATCACCAACAGAGATTTTCAGAGAGTTAActgtaaacaaaataaacaaaaaagcaagAACTGATCATTAGGTCAGTGACGCTTTTATCAAATAAATGGGGGGGTGTACACCCTGGATCTGGCGGTACACGTTGGTCATAAAGACTTTCAGAATGTGGAAAAATACGGTTCCAAGACACCTAAATACATGTTAATGATTTAAAAGACTGGACCCCCTCAATCTCACACTGTAGCAACCCTGTTTGATGGTTAGTTACTTGGTAATCTACATAGACTTGATTGTATTGGTTTAATTTCCAAGTATTACAATACTGGCAGTTTTTTCAGCACAACAAAGCCTAATTTAGACCTCCTGTTTCAGTGGTTGTCAATTGAACAATTGTGCATAAACGGATGGTTTATATTTCAGTAACAATGTCAAACGTGTGTATTGCTAACTGTCCTTACACTAAACACTCCAATAACCATAatgtattaaaacatatatataatacagaGGCACGCTCATACTGTAGACCAAACATAAACGCCAATAAGGAACTTACATTTTGCAGCAGATTCTGCCTTGCATTTATTTGTTCTGAATTATGAAATCCCTTAAGGAAGGTGTCATACATTGTGAATGCTCAAGTAATATTTCAACCTCTTTAAATAATTGCTCCACACAAGCCATTTTGTCTTACAATTTATTACGACTTTAAAATAGTTCACAACATGCAATTTTACAAATGTACATGTTTTACAAGTAACCACCTCGAGATCCTCCATATATTAGAATTTATgtctatttacatattttacaaagCTGTAAGAGGGACTGGGTAATTCATCCATGCAGTCCATCATAGTTTCAGCTGAAGTCCATTTTTATGATACCAGCAACGTCAGTCATCAGTGCTATTCATGCGTAAATCAAGTAGAAACTATTCCATGAAACAAACCCTAAAAGATGTTGGGATCAGGATGCTGTGTTTTTGATGTTGTTGAGAGGTATTTTCTTTTCAGTTAGAAGTGTTGCCATTTCTTGTACCTGTATCTGAATTGACTGGgctatttacatatatacagtttCATATAAGCTTTGGGATCTCAGTGGCACCCACAGCTTCCTGCCACCATATCATCATACTGCTTTAGGACTACATTCTCATCATCGTCAAAGTACAGGAGGTTGATGGAGAAGAGCTTGTCGGGAACACAGCAGGGCGTCTCGATGCCTTTGGTGAGCTTGAGTGCGTTGATGATGGACTGCACAGTGGCGTGGTTGGTGGGTCTCATGTTCTGTCCCAGAGGAAAGGGACAGGAGCCTTTGCAGTGGTAAGCGTTGTAGCCACGGGGGGACACAATCCAACCGGACCAGCCAATCTCCTCAAAGTCCACGTAGAGCGGTAGGCGCTGACAAGGCAACCTCTCCCTGTCCTCTTCATAGTCgagagagcgggggatgcgatgcccAACCACAGGGAGGGTCAGGCTGGGCAGAGGGAGACTGGGAACAGCTGGGGAATCTCCAGAAACTGGAGAATAAAAAGAGATAAGTTTTAAAAAGGGCGCTTTATTTCACCTATATATAAGACATGCAAAACAAAATGTCGGAATTGttggaacaataaaataaaatcaagaacGTTTTTTCCAATTATACCTTTTACAATACCCTCCATAGGAGCAGCGCGCCTGCCATCATCAGTAAAAAGAACCAGCATGGGCTGTTTGGTATGGTGGTGGTTCTGTCCTGAGGCAAATCGCACTGTTCTCAGGTCCATCTGATTGCCTGACAGAGTGCGCACTGTGACCAGTAGACCCAGGTTACTGTGATGGCTCATGGTCCATGTTCGGATCTATAgaaaagacaaagtttagttattattttaatcaAATGCATTGAaatgtacactctaagaaatataagtacagatttgtacttaaaagagtacaaagcttgtcgctggggctgtaccttatattaaggttcaaaaaagtacctttcagtgaaagtacttttttgtacccatggtttttgtgccagtatagattataaagattataaacattgtcatcaactaaaaatggctcaaaaacttgatgatacaaaattgtctggctttcaaataaaaaatgtgcaatttaaatatatactgttcattagtacagtgatgcagaatactgaatgtaccttttggctggttaaatggtacaaatttgtacttattgctgtcaggaaagacattgtacttcagagggaacaaatctgaccctgtaaagaccaatattgtacctttgagggtacaattataaagaatgtaccttcgagtacaaaaaagtactcatatcgtacctctgttttttagagtgtaataatTACTTAAATGGTTCACAAAATTTCAAACTCACAGCCTGAGAGATGGTGAAAACCTCCCAACCATTAGAATGAATGGGAATAAGCCTTGAAGACACAAGCTTCTTGTTATGGGAGATGTTCATTTTGCTGGTATCAAGAACCTGATAGACATTGACCTGCaatgaaagaaaaacaaaccATTAATATTCTTCATTTTAGATATCGAATCACTTTACAGAGCtttagtttttttcatatttgtgtatttttatttttacgtgaGAGGTACTGACCTGGCAGAAGTGATGTCTGTTGAATGTGAGTGATGCTTGAGGTCTTAGTTTGAAAAGATGGAGCTCGGCAGTGAGGAGTTTTTCGCTTCTTGCGACTGTGGTCAAGTTGAACAAATACTCGATCTGGTCGCTGCGCACTGTGAAGGGAACCAAAGAAGAATATACATTATTATCATTGcaaatacaataatacaaactgcattattattaatatccaAACTGTAAATAGGTTGTATTTTGCGCAACAAAAATAATTTTTTGTTCAGATATTTGTTACGGCTTCTTGCTCAATTAATttcaacaataaaaatattaattcaaacggttgtatttttttacagtgtaccgaTAAATATGTCACTCGTTCGTATCGTTAACATGGCAAATAATATGTCAgtgttttaagaaaaaaacaaattcgCTTACGTTTATCAAAGAAACTGCGAACCGTGTTGCCCTCCAGCACCGTGGGGTCCTTGGTCACGCCGTCCACGTCCGCCACAGTGTTGTACAAATCCAGCATGTACTGCGGGGGCTGCTTGTGGGATCGAGGAGGGGTGGCAGGAGGATCCTCCATGCCGAAAACTTCTAAAAGCCTTTTGATAGCAGCAGAGCGAACTTCTTCAGACTCGCCTTCCACGGTAAAGGGTTTCCTCAAGTGGTTAAAAGATGGTCTGGGGTTCCCAAGACCTACCATGGGCATCAAGAAAAAGACAATAACAGGCAACATCTCGGTACTCCGTGTAGGTGATGGAGTGGAGCTTGCTGAATCTTCTTGTAGAATTTTGTTCTGTAGTTTCCTCTTGGCGTAGGCTTGAATTTGGACTTTTTTGTAGTTTTCTCCTGGCAGAAGCTTGGTTGTGGAGCTCTCTGAGGTTTTCTCCTGGTAGAAGCTTGGAAGCAACTGACTGAAGCTCTCCACGCAGGCACCATTATATATGAAAACGCTTAGCACTGTTAACTCTTCGGTAAACAGCGATAAAGAGGTGCTATTTGGTCGCAAATGTAAGTCAATAATAAGGGAATGTAACGCAAATCTAATGGCGGTGTTAACAAGGTGTGAAGCTGACTGGGGGATCAGGTGATTAGGTGATTAGAGAACCAGGAGATCTTCCAAAGTGAGACCTGGAGaacaattactgtttattatttacattacttATGAATTTATAAACTATACACTTAATATGTTTAATACTAAACAAAAAGCTAATTAAAGTTGTGTAAATGCTCTTTTTGGTGAGTTTCCTGGTATGAAAATTCACAGGATGCGCAAGCTGACCTCCTAAGCAGTCACAGCAAGGAAGTTTGCCCACCGCGGGTGGTTAACGTCCTTAAAAATAGATCGATTAATTTAGACAAACGAGGATATTTTAATACAGGAACAACAATTACCTTGACAAACAAAGTGAAAATGCCTCAACACCTGCGCAAACACAGGCATATCAGGCTGTTTAAGAGCAAATTCTAAGAACAGTAAAACTGTGCTGAGGAGCTTAAATCTTATATAGGGCATATGTTAATCAACCCATGGATTTGTATTAGCATAAATAGCCACAAGCCCCTTTATTGTAGTCTATTAGCGTTATGGATTGTTAATGAAAACATAGACTAATTGTAATGGGCTACTTGACCTTACAATTGAACCTGAAGCAATGAATTCTTAAATGGAATGTGTTCGTTGAGATAATAGCTGGCagtgtatttttgttgtattactttatttcagttctcTTCAACTGTAAAACATGTTACTACGATTAAAGTGTAAATTACTATTTGGCAGTGGCTTattggcatattattattttttttatgtttaagatatatattgtgtatgtgtgtgtttaacttaACCTGCAGTCCACAGAAGGTATACTTCAGTTGTATAGAGACATTTCAAAAAGAACTTCAATCGGGTGGTCTTTTTCAACGTGGAAACCTGAACACATATATTGATGGTCTTCTAACGTAAAACAAGACATgaacaaatataataaatataatgggTGTGGAAATTCCTTTCTCTCACCAAGCTCATGTAAGTCACACACAGCTGTGATGGAGGGATTTCTTTATTGGTCAGCTCTACAAAAGCTGCATGAAAGGCAGCGGGTTGTTCCACAGAAAGGTCTAACAAGCACGTGTCGTGGAGCAGGTCTGTTGTAGAACGCGACCAAAGAAACGTGCTGTTAATAACAGCCTGACGTGATGAATAAACAAGTTCACGCCACGTGTTTACTCTTTTTAAGACCTCAGTCTGAAAcactatatatttttctgtttaatatttcATCTAAATCAATTTTCCACAAAAACTCTGCCAACTAAATCGTGCACATTTTTCCATACTCACATCCCCCACACACAATACCGTGTTAATGTTTCAGCTTTGTCTTGTTTGTGCATTAATGTCTTTGCACTGTATATGTGTGAAAAGAGGTGGGTAGACACCCACtcaataatagtgaataaataaaattgatgATTGCTTATTTGaaataataacttaaataaaacGAAAAATATTAGTGATAAAAATGAATAGAAGACCAAAGATTACAGCGCACTTTTAAAATTAAGGCTAAATGGTTCTTCaaataaagttaaaattaaaataaataaaattaaaaataaaaataattatttttatttaaattaaaataaaattattttcagacgtttctttattctttttctttatgGGACCTTTTTTCTGTGGCATTGCTCAAACAACTATATTTTCGTTACCTTCATTGTGAATCCATTCTATCAGCATAAGGATTCAATGTTTTGTCTCTATTTTCTCTTTTTGGATGGTTGCGTTTAAAATAAAACGAGAGCCTTAACCTACAGTCATAGAAAGTATTACAAAGATTTTAATAAACAACAATGATTTCTGATGTTTTCTGTCCATCAAAATTATATGCCGATGTATGTGAGTAAATATAGTCCACCTCtgaataataatgcaaaaaagcaattaattagtttttaatttgtgtatatatgtgggcTATTGTTTGactcacatatatattttttgcgaaTAAAAACTAGATTTATCCCTcgattttaaataaagttttaaaaacgtCATGCAAGAATTTggcatttcctcttttttttattaaaggttttaactttattatttttgttgatttctgtttaaaatgtttctgttttAAATTTCACACTAGCCTTCTTCCTTACTGTAAAACATATCGTGCCAAAAATTATATTTTCCCACTCCTGACTAAATTGAACATTTGTTACATTTTTGCTCAGTCAACTAAAAAATGGTAATTCAAACGGAAGTTAGAAACTTTGTTTTGACTTTGTACTGATACTTTATGATAAATCATAGAACAAAAATGTAAGCCTGGTAATGTTTTCTGCAATGTTTTAAAAGATGAGACATAACTCAGCATGATAGACATAAAAACGTATTTTTATTTAcatcatatttacatattttacatataataCATGAACTGCCAAGTGTGATAatataaaagaaacattttttcctgaaaaaaaaatgtactgaAACAAAAACTCCAATACTGTTTACATTTAAACTGACTTTAAACTTTAATTCTTTGAAAGTTCTTTTTGGAACAAACATTTGGTTCTTCTGAGATAGTCATTTCGAAACAACCTTATTAAAAAGTCTTAATTTTAAGTGTACAGTCAATTAAGCTGTAAGAAAGATTACTTAGTatctttttttta includes the following:
- the LOC103039442 gene encoding snaclec 7-like; the encoded protein is MLHCEQIKEGEQRNNSSDMEKTVFLMLLVSGLQFCLSSSSSRLHRQYHFVNEQKTWLEARSYCQARYTDLATADNKEEIKNLVSKIDLSSMNYLWIGLKNGDQNQSDWSLGNNSLFQYRNWSSGEPVQQYACGIISDNSYIWFPHHCDHKHFVLCYSEPEERKKQVVRVKVHSHSKMDLNDPAVNSAILNKIEKNLKGNGLHNTTKLYWREMDNKVFHPEKITKSKPRRPCND
- the LOC103039137 gene encoding anti-dorsalizing morphogenic protein; its protein translation is MLPVIVFFLMPMVGLGNPRPSFNHLRKPFTVEGESEEVRSAAIKRLLEVFGMEDPPATPPRSHKQPPQYMLDLYNTVADVDGVTKDPTVLEGNTVRSFFDKLRSDQIEYLFNLTTVARSEKLLTAELHLFKLRPQASLTFNRHHFCQVNVYQVLDTSKMNISHNKKLVSSRLIPIHSNGWEVFTISQAIRTWTMSHHSNLGLLVTVRTLSGNQMDLRTVRFASGQNHHHTKQPMLVLFTDDGRRAAPMEGIVKVSGDSPAVPSLPLPSLTLPVVGHRIPRSLDYEEDRERLPCQRLPLYVDFEEIGWSGWIVSPRGYNAYHCKGSCPFPLGQNMRPTNHATVQSIINALKLTKGIETPCCVPDKLFSINLLYFDDDENVVLKQYDDMVAGSCGCH